A window of the Oscillospiraceae bacterium NTUH-002-81 genome harbors these coding sequences:
- a CDS encoding FprA family A-type flavoprotein, whose product MKVTEETVYVGVNDHELDLFEGQYAVPAGMAYNSYVICDEKTAVMDSVDTHFAEEWLNHIDQTLGGKAPDYIVIQHMEPDHSGSLVAFAKKYPQTTIVTSAKALVMMQQFFGEDFSGRSLVVKEKDILTLGRHTLHFVGAPMVHWPEVLMTYDDADKVLFSADGFGKFGALDVEEPWLSEARRYYIGIVGKYGAQVQAVLKKASALEIAKICPLHGPVLEGDLLAEALQAYSAWASYTPEQEGVLVAYSSVYGNTKAAAEQLAKKLQEKGQDVCVMDLARTDLSEAVAQAFRYSRLVLASITYNGDVFPHMRAFIEHLTERNYQNRTVGLMENGSWAPTAARIMTKMLESCKNLTIAEPVVSVKGAVNAANEAQMEALAEALS is encoded by the coding sequence ATGAAAGTGACAGAAGAGACTGTGTACGTCGGCGTCAATGATCATGAGTTGGATCTGTTTGAGGGACAGTATGCGGTGCCCGCAGGCATGGCCTACAATTCTTATGTGATCTGTGATGAGAAAACGGCGGTGATGGATTCCGTGGATACCCATTTTGCGGAAGAGTGGCTGAATCACATCGACCAGACGCTGGGCGGAAAAGCGCCGGATTACATTGTTATCCAGCACATGGAGCCGGATCACTCCGGTTCCCTGGTGGCATTTGCAAAGAAGTACCCGCAGACGACCATCGTCACATCGGCCAAGGCACTGGTGATGATGCAGCAGTTTTTCGGGGAGGATTTTTCGGGCCGCAGCCTGGTGGTGAAAGAGAAGGATATCCTTACCCTGGGACGGCACACACTGCATTTCGTCGGTGCACCCATGGTACACTGGCCGGAGGTGCTCATGACCTACGATGACGCGGACAAGGTGCTGTTCTCCGCAGACGGCTTTGGCAAGTTCGGTGCTCTGGATGTGGAGGAGCCCTGGCTTTCTGAGGCACGCCGCTATTATATCGGTATCGTTGGAAAATACGGCGCGCAGGTACAGGCAGTGCTGAAAAAGGCATCCGCGCTGGAGATTGCAAAGATCTGCCCGCTGCACGGTCCGGTGCTGGAAGGGGATCTTCTGGCGGAGGCGCTGCAGGCTTACAGTGCGTGGGCTTCTTATACGCCGGAGCAGGAGGGCGTGCTGGTGGCATACAGTTCTGTGTACGGCAACACGAAGGCAGCGGCAGAGCAGCTGGCAAAGAAGTTACAGGAAAAAGGACAGGATGTGTGCGTGATGGATCTGGCCAGGACGGATCTTTCTGAGGCTGTGGCACAGGCGTTCCGTTACAGCAGGCTGGTGCTGGCTTCCATTACATACAATGGCGACGTGTTCCCGCACATGCGTGCATTTATCGAGCATCTGACTGAGCGGAATTATCAGAACCGCACCGTAGGGCTGATGGAAAACGGTTCCTGGGCGCCCACAGCGGCCAGAATCATGACCAAGATGCTGGAGAGCTGCAAGAACCTGACCATCGCAGAACCGGTGGTATCTGTGAAGGGTGCTGTGAATGCGGCCAATGAGGCACAGATGGAGGCGCTGGCGGAGGCACTGTCCTAA
- the tgt gene encoding tRNA guanosine(34) transglycosylase Tgt, with protein MYKLLKRDGNAKRGEFHTVHGVIQTPVFMNVGTAAAIKGAVSSIDLKGIGTQVELCNTYHLHVRPGDEVVKKMGGLHKFMNWDRPVLTDSGGFQVFSLADLRKIKEEGVYFHSHIDGRKIFMGPEESMRIQSNLASTIAMAFDECPPHPATREYMQNSVDRTTRWLVRCKAELDHLNGLEDTINHHQMLFGINQGGTFADIRIEHAKRISELDLDGYALGGLAVGETHAEMYDIIEKTVPYLPLEKPVYLMGVGTPANILESVERGVDFFDCVYPSRNGRHGHVYTNHGKLNLFNAKYELDDRPIEEGCQCPACRYHSRAYIRHLLKAKEMLGMRLCVLHNLYFYNTMMTEIRDAIDEDRFAQYKKEKLAGMEEEKG; from the coding sequence ATGTATAAATTATTGAAACGAGACGGGAACGCCAAGCGCGGAGAATTCCATACGGTGCACGGCGTGATTCAGACCCCCGTATTTATGAATGTGGGAACAGCGGCAGCTATCAAGGGTGCGGTGTCGTCCATCGATCTGAAGGGCATCGGCACCCAAGTGGAGCTGTGCAACACGTATCATCTGCACGTGCGTCCCGGAGATGAGGTCGTGAAAAAAATGGGAGGCCTTCACAAGTTTATGAACTGGGATCGCCCGGTGCTGACCGATTCCGGCGGATTCCAGGTGTTTTCCCTGGCAGACCTGCGAAAAATCAAGGAAGAGGGCGTATACTTCCATTCTCATATCGACGGCAGAAAGATTTTCATGGGGCCGGAGGAGAGCATGCGGATCCAGTCCAACCTGGCATCCACCATTGCCATGGCCTTTGATGAATGTCCGCCCCATCCGGCCACGAGAGAGTATATGCAGAATTCTGTGGATCGGACGACCAGATGGCTGGTGCGCTGCAAGGCGGAGCTTGACCACTTAAATGGTCTGGAGGATACGATCAACCATCACCAGATGCTGTTCGGCATCAACCAGGGCGGCACCTTTGCGGATATCCGGATCGAGCATGCCAAACGGATCTCAGAGCTGGATCTGGACGGCTATGCCCTGGGCGGCCTGGCGGTAGGAGAGACCCACGCGGAGATGTATGACATCATCGAGAAGACGGTGCCCTACCTGCCGCTGGAGAAGCCGGTGTACCTGATGGGCGTGGGAACGCCTGCCAACATTCTGGAATCTGTGGAGCGGGGCGTGGACTTCTTCGACTGCGTATATCCCAGCCGGAACGGCCGTCATGGCCATGTGTACACGAACCACGGCAAGCTGAACCTGTTCAATGCAAAGTACGAGCTGGATGACCGTCCCATCGAGGAAGGCTGCCAGTGTCCGGCCTGCCGGTATCACAGCCGAGCGTACATCCGGCATCTGCTGAAAGCCAAGGAAATGCTGGGCATGCGTCTGTGCGTGCTGCACAACCTGTATTTCTACAACACCATGATGACCGAGATCCGGGATGCCATCGACGAAGACCGGTTTGCCCAGTACAAGAAGGAAAAACTGGCCGGGATGGAAGAAGAGAAAGGTTGA
- the yajC gene encoding preprotein translocase subunit YajC → MNLILTGGNSMFILIAYVVIFGGIMYFLAIRPQRKEQKRMQAMLMDMAVGDSIVTTSGFYGVIIDITEDDVIVEFGSNRNCRIPMRKAAIAEVEKAGE, encoded by the coding sequence ATGAATTTGATTTTGACAGGCGGCAACAGCATGTTTATTCTGATTGCTTATGTGGTAATTTTCGGCGGAATTATGTATTTCCTTGCGATCCGTCCCCAGCGTAAGGAGCAGAAGAGAATGCAGGCTATGCTGATGGATATGGCTGTGGGCGACAGCATTGTGACGACCAGCGGTTTTTACGGTGTGATCATCGATATCACAGAGGATGACGTGATCGTGGAGTTCGGCAGCAACCGTAACTGCAGAATTCCCATGAGAAAGGCTGCCATCGCTGAGGTGGAGAAGGCCGGGGAGTAA
- a CDS encoding cupin domain-containing protein gives MDIGGKIKELRVMTGLTQEELADRSELSKGFISQVERNLTSPSIATLTDILQCLGTNLQEFFSEAPAEEQVVFKASDYFEKVDAELKNKIEWIIPNAQKNSMEPIRLTLAPGGSTYPDLPHEGEEFGYILSGSIVIHLGNRTFKAKKGESFYITPNQNHYITASEKTGATLIWVSTPPSF, from the coding sequence ATGGATATCGGTGGAAAAATCAAAGAGCTGCGTGTCATGACCGGGCTGACCCAGGAAGAGCTGGCCGACCGGTCGGAGCTTTCCAAGGGCTTCATTTCCCAGGTGGAACGCAACCTGACCTCCCCTTCCATCGCCACGCTGACAGATATCCTCCAGTGCCTCGGCACGAACCTGCAGGAATTTTTCAGTGAGGCCCCCGCGGAGGAACAGGTGGTATTCAAGGCTTCCGATTATTTCGAGAAGGTGGACGCAGAATTAAAAAATAAAATTGAATGGATCATTCCCAATGCCCAGAAAAACAGCATGGAACCAATCCGCCTGACGCTGGCTCCCGGCGGCTCCACGTACCCGGATCTTCCCCATGAAGGAGAAGAATTCGGTTATATTTTGTCCGGAAGCATCGTCATTCATCTGGGCAACCGGACGTTCAAAGCCAAAAAGGGGGAATCCTTTTACATCACCCCCAATCAGAATCATTATATTACTGCCAGTGAAAAAACCGGCGCTACCCTGATCTGGGTCAGCACCCCGCCGAGTTTCTAG
- the ilvB gene encoding biosynthetic-type acetolactate synthase large subunit has product MTGADAMVKCLENEGISVVYGYPGVAICPFFNSILDSDIESVLVRTEQNGGHMASGYARVTGKAGVCVSTSGPGATNLITGIATAYMDSIPMVAITGQVNTAQLGKDVFQEADITGAVESFVKYSYIVKNVEDIPRVFKEAFYIANTGRRGPVLIDVPIDVQNAKFDFSYPESVSLRTYKPTVKGHIIQIKKVIAELSKAKMPLICVGGGVLLSEARDEVRAFAEKYQIPVVSTMMGISTMPTEHPLYFGMVGNNGKAYANRAMNECDLLIVMGARLADRAIQQLNMNALAEERTVVHIDVDPAEIGKIMGPTIPIVGDIRHIMNDFAKQDFENDFSDWLQLLNMWKKEMAPKRRPNPEYVDPAEFIRILSEKLDDDAIYVADVGQNQIWSAGYHIVKNGRFLTSGGMGTMGYSIPAAIGAKRADMNRQVIAVCGDGSFQMSFMELATMQQHHIPIKIVVLKNNFLGMVREYQHYTYHDRYSVVNLDGSPDLEKIAAAYDIPFARLYNMDGVEEKLDAFLKQEGPGLMECVIDQYDLVK; this is encoded by the coding sequence ATGACAGGTGCAGATGCAATGGTAAAATGTCTTGAGAACGAGGGCATCTCCGTCGTCTATGGATATCCGGGCGTTGCTATTTGCCCGTTCTTTAACAGCATTCTGGATTCTGACATTGAGAGCGTGCTTGTGCGGACAGAACAGAATGGAGGCCATATGGCCAGCGGCTATGCCAGAGTGACAGGAAAGGCGGGCGTATGTGTGTCTACTTCCGGCCCAGGGGCAACGAACCTGATCACAGGAATCGCGACGGCATATATGGACAGTATCCCGATGGTGGCGATCACCGGACAGGTCAACACGGCGCAGCTTGGCAAGGATGTGTTCCAGGAGGCAGACATCACGGGGGCAGTGGAGTCCTTCGTCAAATACAGTTATATTGTGAAAAATGTGGAGGACATTCCGCGGGTATTTAAGGAAGCCTTCTACATTGCCAATACCGGAAGAAGAGGCCCTGTTCTGATCGATGTGCCTATCGATGTACAGAATGCCAAGTTTGACTTTTCTTACCCGGAGAGCGTTTCCCTGCGGACATACAAGCCTACAGTGAAGGGCCATATCATCCAGATCAAGAAGGTCATCGCAGAGCTTTCCAAGGCAAAGATGCCGCTGATCTGCGTGGGCGGCGGCGTGCTGCTGTCTGAGGCGAGAGACGAGGTGCGTGCTTTTGCCGAGAAATATCAGATCCCTGTCGTATCGACCATGATGGGAATCAGCACCATGCCCACCGAGCATCCGCTCTATTTCGGCATGGTGGGAAATAACGGCAAGGCTTATGCCAACCGTGCCATGAATGAGTGCGACCTGCTCATTGTCATGGGTGCCCGTCTGGCAGACCGTGCCATCCAGCAGCTGAACATGAATGCGCTGGCAGAAGAGCGTACCGTGGTACATATCGATGTTGACCCGGCGGAGATCGGCAAGATCATGGGGCCTACCATCCCCATCGTCGGTGATATCCGTCACATTATGAATGATTTTGCAAAGCAGGACTTCGAGAATGATTTCTCTGACTGGCTGCAGCTGTTGAATATGTGGAAGAAGGAGATGGCGCCCAAGCGTCGCCCGAATCCGGAATACGTGGATCCGGCAGAGTTTATCCGCATTCTCTCCGAGAAGCTGGATGACGATGCCATCTATGTGGCAGACGTGGGACAGAACCAGATCTGGTCCGCAGGCTATCACATCGTGAAGAACGGCCGTTTCCTCACCTCCGGCGGTATGGGCACCATGGGATATTCCATCCCGGCAGCCATCGGCGCCAAACGTGCGGATATGAACCGTCAGGTCATTGCCGTATGCGGTGACGGTTCCTTCCAGATGTCCTTCATGGAGCTGGCAACGATGCAGCAGCATCACATTCCCATCAAGATCGTGGTACTGAAGAACAATTTCCTGGGCATGGTTCGTGAGTATCAGCATTACACCTACCATGATCGGTATTCTGTTGTAAATCTGGACGGCAGCCCGGATCTGGAGAAGATCGCGGCAGCCTACGACATCCCTTTTGCCCGTCTGTACAATATGGACGGTGTGGAAGAGAAGCTGGACGCTTTCCTGAAGCAGGAAGGCCCGGGCCTCATGGAGTGTGTGATTGACCAGTATGATCTTGTAAAATAG
- the leuB gene encoding 3-isopropylmalate dehydrogenase, translated as MNFQVAVIAGDGIGPEITREARKVLDRVCEKFGHTFVYKDVLMGGASIDACGVPLTDEAIATAKASDAVLMGSIGGNTATSPWYQLPPNLRPEAGLLKIRKALNLFANLRPAYLCSELRGACPLKDEIIGDGFDMMIMRELTGGLYFGERKTIEENGVKKAIDTLTYDENEIRRIAIRGFDIAMKRRKKVTSVDKANVLDSSRLWRKVVEEVAKDYPEVSYEHMLVDNCAMQLVKDPGQFDVILTENMFGDILSDEASMVTGSIGMLSSASLNDTKFGLYEPSHGSAPDIAGQDIANPIATILSAAMMLRFSFDLDKEADAVEAAVKQVLRDGYRTVDIMSEGMTQVGTTKMGDLIAERI; from the coding sequence ATGAATTTTCAAGTGGCAGTAATTGCCGGTGACGGCATCGGACCCGAGATCACAAGAGAGGCACGCAAAGTCCTTGATCGGGTCTGCGAAAAATTCGGACATACATTTGTCTATAAAGACGTTTTAATGGGAGGCGCTTCCATCGACGCATGCGGCGTACCGCTGACCGATGAGGCCATTGCAACAGCAAAAGCCAGTGACGCAGTCCTGATGGGCTCCATCGGCGGCAACACGGCAACTTCTCCGTGGTACCAGCTCCCGCCCAACTTAAGACCGGAAGCAGGCCTTCTGAAGATCAGAAAGGCGCTGAACCTGTTTGCCAACCTGCGCCCGGCATATCTGTGCAGTGAGCTGCGCGGCGCATGCCCGCTGAAGGACGAGATCATCGGCGACGGTTTTGATATGATGATCATGCGGGAGCTGACCGGTGGCCTGTACTTCGGAGAGCGCAAGACCATCGAGGAGAATGGCGTGAAGAAAGCCATTGATACGCTGACCTATGATGAAAATGAGATCCGCCGGATCGCCATCCGCGGTTTTGATATTGCCATGAAGCGCCGGAAGAAAGTGACCAGCGTGGACAAGGCCAACGTGCTGGATTCCTCCAGACTGTGGAGAAAGGTTGTCGAGGAAGTGGCAAAGGATTACCCGGAGGTTTCCTATGAGCATATGCTGGTGGACAACTGTGCCATGCAGCTGGTGAAGGATCCGGGACAGTTTGACGTGATCCTGACCGAGAACATGTTCGGAGATATCCTTTCTGACGAGGCAAGTATGGTGACCGGTTCCATCGGTATGCTGTCCTCCGCCAGCTTGAATGACACCAAGTTCGGCCTGTATGAGCCCAGCCATGGCTCCGCACCGGACATTGCGGGACAGGATATCGCCAACCCCATTGCAACGATCCTGTCTGCTGCCATGATGCTGCGTTTCTCCTTTGATCTTGACAAAGAAGCAGATGCAGTGGAAGCAGCGGTCAAGCAGGTACTCAGAGACGGCTACCGCACAGTGGACATCATGTCCGAGGGCATGACCCAGGTGGGCACCACGAAGATGGGAGACCTGATCGCAGAGCGCATTTAA
- a CDS encoding ABC transporter ATP-binding protein produces MSNKLIDLVHISKSFDGDMVLDDLNLYIRENEFLTLLGPSGCGKTTTLRILGGFENPDQGQVIFDGQDITHLPPNRRQLNTVFQKYALFTHMTIAENIAFGLKIKKKSKAYIDDKIKYALKLVNLDGYENRKPDSLSGGQQQRIAIARAIVNEPKVLLLDEPLGALDLKLRQDMQYELIRLKNELGITFVYVTHDQEEALTMSDTIVVMNQGYIQQIGTPERIYNEPENAFVADFIGESNILSATMLEDRLVEILGAKFACVDEGFGKNKPVDAVIRPEDIDLVKPEEGTIQGVVTGLIFKGVHYEMDVEANGYEWLVHSTDMFPVGTKVGIHVDPFDIQIMNKPESEDEQAVMNLE; encoded by the coding sequence ATGAGCAACAAACTGATCGATCTCGTACATATTTCCAAATCCTTCGACGGCGATATGGTACTGGATGACCTGAATTTATATATCCGTGAAAATGAATTTCTCACACTGCTGGGCCCCAGCGGCTGCGGCAAGACGACGACCCTTCGGATTCTGGGCGGGTTTGAGAACCCGGATCAGGGCCAGGTCATCTTCGACGGCCAGGATATCACCCATCTGCCGCCCAACCGCCGGCAGCTCAACACCGTTTTCCAGAAATACGCGCTGTTCACCCATATGACCATCGCGGAAAACATTGCTTTCGGCCTGAAGATCAAGAAGAAATCCAAGGCCTACATCGATGACAAGATCAAATACGCCTTAAAGCTGGTAAACCTGGACGGCTACGAGAACCGCAAGCCCGACTCCTTAAGCGGCGGCCAGCAGCAGCGGATCGCCATCGCCCGGGCCATTGTCAACGAACCCAAGGTACTGCTTCTGGATGAGCCCCTGGGCGCTCTGGATTTAAAGCTCCGGCAGGATATGCAGTACGAGCTCATCCGTCTGAAAAACGAGCTGGGTATCACCTTCGTCTACGTCACCCACGACCAGGAGGAAGCGCTGACCATGTCCGACACCATCGTGGTCATGAACCAGGGCTATATCCAGCAGATCGGCACCCCCGAACGCATTTACAACGAGCCGGAAAACGCTTTTGTGGCAGATTTCATCGGCGAGAGCAACATTCTCTCCGCCACCATGCTGGAGGACCGGCTGGTAGAGATCCTGGGTGCAAAGTTTGCCTGTGTGGATGAGGGCTTCGGCAAAAACAAACCGGTGGATGCGGTCATCCGTCCCGAGGACATCGATCTGGTCAAACCGGAGGAGGGCACCATCCAGGGCGTTGTCACCGGCCTGATTTTCAAGGGTGTACACTACGAGATGGATGTGGAAGCCAACGGCTACGAGTGGCTGGTGCACAGCACCGATATGTTCCCGGTGGGCACCAAGGTGGGCATCCATGTGGATCCCTTTGACATCCAGATCATGAACAAACCGGAATCTGAAGACGAACAGGCGGTGATGAACCTTGAATAA
- a CDS encoding lactonase family protein: MSKDRYVAYVGTYTHGTSIGIHLYDVDVEQGLMKERKVVPINNSSHLTKAHNKQFLYSISDEGVESFRILPDGDLESINKVGIEGMRGCFVSTDATDQFLFVGGYHDGKVTVLRIQPDGSIGAITDGIFHKGLGSVAERNFRPHISCVRMTPDQKYLCVVDNGVDHVNLYRLDHKTGKLNLVDILRCELESGPRLIMFSRDGRFAYVICELKNYIDVYSYDGSGKLPVFEKLQRVDTRMDLKETACAAAGMKISRDGNYLYCSSAGDNSVSIFKINPDSGCLDRLCALPVSGSYPKDIEVFPDDRTLVVLNHESNEIRTFRVDYEKKLFVEKGRPLRVDTPNSILISKLYPAK; this comes from the coding sequence ATGAGCAAAGACAGATATGTGGCGTATGTGGGCACTTATACCCACGGAACGAGTATCGGCATTCATTTATATGACGTAGATGTGGAGCAGGGACTGATGAAGGAGCGCAAGGTGGTGCCCATCAACAACTCTTCCCATCTGACCAAGGCACACAACAAGCAGTTTCTGTATTCTATCTCTGATGAGGGCGTGGAGTCTTTCCGGATCCTGCCGGACGGCGATCTGGAATCCATTAATAAGGTAGGGATCGAGGGCATGAGAGGCTGCTTTGTATCCACCGATGCCACCGATCAGTTTCTGTTTGTGGGCGGCTATCACGACGGCAAGGTGACAGTACTCCGTATTCAGCCGGATGGCAGCATCGGCGCCATCACGGATGGCATTTTCCATAAAGGTCTGGGCAGTGTGGCAGAGCGGAATTTCCGGCCCCATATCAGCTGCGTGCGCATGACACCGGATCAGAAGTACCTGTGCGTGGTGGACAACGGCGTAGACCATGTGAACCTGTACCGGCTGGATCATAAGACGGGAAAGCTGAATCTGGTGGATATCCTGCGGTGCGAACTGGAGTCCGGCCCCCGTCTCATCATGTTTTCCAGAGACGGCCGGTTTGCCTATGTGATCTGTGAACTGAAAAATTATATTGATGTGTATTCCTATGACGGCAGCGGTAAACTGCCGGTATTTGAGAAGCTGCAGCGGGTGGATACCCGGATGGATCTGAAAGAAACGGCCTGCGCGGCTGCCGGCATGAAGATTTCCCGGGATGGCAATTATCTGTATTGTTCCTCTGCGGGAGACAACAGTGTGTCCATCTTTAAGATCAATCCGGACAGCGGATGTCTGGACCGTCTGTGTGCTTTGCCGGTGAGCGGCAGCTATCCGAAGGATATCGAGGTATTCCCGGATGACCGGACGCTGGTGGTGCTGAACCACGAATCCAACGAGATCCGTACCTTCCGGGTGGATTATGAGAAGAAGCTTTTCGTGGAGAAGGGCCGTCCGCTGCGGGTGGACACGCCCAACAGCATTTTGATCTCCAAGCTGTATCCGGCGAAATAG
- the aroC gene encoding chorismate synthase, producing MSGSIYGKLFQVSSWGESHGKAIGVVIDGCPAGLALTEADIQPFLNRRKPGQSRYTTPRKEDDAVEILSGTFEGRTTGAPISMIVYNKSQRSADYSEIASYYRPGHADYTYDQKYGFRDYRGGGRSSARETIARVAAGAVAVKLLGELGISFLTYTRSIGPVCIDDARFSAEEIDNNPLYMPDATAANEAAAVLEQCMQRQDSCGGTVECIVKGLPVGLGQPNFDKLPAVLGHAILSIGAVKGFEIGDGMAVAQAFGSDNNDAFYMTPEGTPAKRTNHSGGVLGGISDGSDLIFRAAFKPTPSIAAPQHTVNQSGEEIEISIHGRHDPIIVPRAVVVVESMAALALTDLLFESMTSRMEPIKAFFEK from the coding sequence ATGTCCGGTTCCATTTACGGAAAATTATTTCAGGTGTCTTCCTGGGGGGAATCCCATGGCAAGGCCATCGGTGTTGTCATTGACGGCTGCCCCGCAGGGCTCGCTCTCACGGAGGCAGATATCCAGCCATTCTTAAACCGCCGCAAGCCCGGCCAGTCCCGCTATACCACACCCAGAAAAGAGGATGACGCTGTGGAGATCCTGTCCGGCACCTTTGAAGGACGGACCACCGGCGCCCCCATTTCCATGATCGTGTACAACAAATCCCAGCGATCCGCCGACTACAGCGAGATTGCCAGCTACTACCGGCCCGGACATGCGGACTATACCTATGATCAGAAATATGGTTTCCGGGACTATCGGGGCGGCGGCCGTTCCTCCGCCCGAGAAACCATTGCCCGGGTGGCAGCCGGTGCCGTTGCTGTGAAGCTCCTTGGCGAACTGGGCATCTCTTTTCTTACGTATACCCGCTCCATCGGCCCGGTATGCATCGACGACGCCCGTTTTTCCGCGGAGGAAATTGACAACAATCCCCTGTATATGCCAGACGCCACGGCTGCGAATGAGGCCGCTGCCGTGCTGGAACAGTGCATGCAGCGCCAGGATTCCTGCGGCGGCACGGTGGAATGTATCGTCAAAGGCCTTCCCGTCGGCCTGGGGCAGCCCAACTTCGACAAGCTGCCCGCCGTTCTCGGACATGCCATCCTGTCCATCGGCGCGGTCAAAGGTTTTGAGATCGGTGACGGCATGGCTGTAGCACAGGCCTTCGGCTCCGACAACAACGACGCTTTCTACATGACACCGGAGGGCACTCCCGCCAAACGCACCAACCATTCCGGCGGTGTCCTGGGCGGTATCAGCGACGGCTCCGACCTGATCTTCCGGGCAGCCTTCAAGCCCACGCCGTCCATCGCAGCCCCCCAGCACACGGTAAACCAGTCCGGGGAAGAGATTGAGATCTCCATCCACGGCCGCCACGATCCCATCATCGTGCCAAGAGCTGTTGTGGTGGTGGAATCCATGGCAGCCCTTGCGCTGACTGACCTGCTGTTCGAGAGTATGACGTCACGGATGGAACCCATCAAAGCCTTCTTTGAGAAGTAA
- the ilvN gene encoding acetolactate synthase small subunit yields MKKIFSVQVENRSGVLSKISGLFARRCYNIDSLAVGETEVKDVSCMTIVSSGDEQIMQQIEKQLNKKLDVIKVKTFEESESVSRELLMMRLKYNSTNRRDIVENCAMIGAQIVDMSTTSFLIQLCDTPERADLFIRMMTPFGINELARTGILALPKCTD; encoded by the coding sequence TTGAAGAAAATATTTTCCGTACAGGTAGAGAACCGTTCCGGTGTGCTCAGCAAGATTTCCGGATTGTTTGCACGCCGCTGCTATAACATTGACAGCCTTGCTGTAGGTGAGACTGAGGTAAAGGATGTCTCCTGCATGACGATCGTCTCCTCCGGTGATGAGCAGATCATGCAGCAGATCGAGAAACAGCTGAACAAGAAGCTGGACGTCATCAAGGTGAAGACCTTCGAGGAGTCTGAGAGTGTTTCCCGGGAGCTTCTCATGATGCGGCTGAAATACAACAGCACCAACAGAAGAGACATCGTGGAGAACTGTGCCATGATCGGTGCGCAGATCGTGGACATGTCCACCACATCTTTCCTGATCCAGCTGTGCGACACGCCGGAGAGAGCAGACCTCTTTATCCGGATGATGACACCGTTCGGTATCAACGAGCTGGCAAGAACCGGTATTCTGGCGCTGCCCAAGTGTACCGATTAA